In Nymphaea colorata isolate Beijing-Zhang1983 chromosome 5, ASM883128v2, whole genome shotgun sequence, one genomic interval encodes:
- the LOC116254732 gene encoding protein NRT1/ PTR FAMILY 2.6-like, translating to MTTLSPELSSKLPRSSDSSMRSKRRKGGWVTFPFIIGSSTLLGLATYGAAANLIVYLVQKFNVSRIAAVQIFNIVNGCGAISPLVGGIISDSFAGCFFVIMAASIISFLGLVPMTLTAILQSLRPPPCTSLSNSCKPPSAFQYAILYVSLALVCVGIGGSRFTMATFGANQFDDPKRQETFINWFFVAFNVAMILASTVVVFVQDTVGWAWGYGICLAANVISIVILLIGKWYYKEVKPQGSPFTGIARVVIAAIRKRKVALSTDVTDYFYQDDQMNTKQMCQVTSKFSCLNRAAIITEGDTHSDGSLAKHWRLCTTQQVEDLKSIINILPLWSSNIFLNTPIGVQSSLTILQALTMDRHLGAHFKIPASSFPVFALVAGSFFIAFLNHVVYPLCRKLLGWSPTLLLRIGAGHVLNITSMVASALVEARRLHVAHGHDLTNQKDYAIVPMSALWLVAPLVIVGAGEACHLPGQVSLYYEDFPTSLKGTATALMSVIVAVAFYLSAAIVNAVKKSTVWLPNDINYGRVDNVFWMLAVVGTLNFCYFILCAKWYRKQPSKCT from the exons ATGACGACGTTGTCTCCTGAGCTCTCCAGCAAACTTCCCCGCAGCAGTGATTCGTCGATGCGATCTAAACGGAGAAAGGGTGGGTGGGTCACCTTCCCCTTCATCATAG GGAGCTCCACGCTGTTGGGCCTCGCTACGTATGGCGCAGCTGCCAACCTTATAGTCTACCTGGTTCAGAAATTCAACGTCAGCCGGATCGCAGCGGTGCAGATCTTCAACATAGTCAACGGATGTGGAGCCATTTCGCCGCTTGTCGGCGGCATCATCTCCGACTCCTTCGCTGGTTGCTTCTTTGTTATTATGGCAGCCTCCATCATTTCTTTTCTG GGACTCGTTCCAATGACCTTGACTGCGATATTACAGTCCCTTAGGCCACCACCATGTACTTCATTAAGCAACTCATGCAAACCGCCTTCGGCTTTTCAGTATGCAATCCTTTACGTTTCACTGGCTCTCGTCTGTGTGGGCATCGGCGGCTCGCGGTTCACAATGGCCACATTTGGTGCAAACCAATTTGATGATCCAAAGAGGCAGGAAACCTTCATTAACTGGTTTTTCGTGGCATTCAATGTTGCAATGATCCTGGCCAGCACAGTTGTTGTTTTTGTGCAAGACACTGTTGGGTGGGCTTGGGGGTACGGGATATGCCTAGCAGCCAATGTGATCAGTATTGTCATCTTACTCATTGGCAAATGGTACTACAAAGAAGTGAAGCCTCAAGGAAGTCCATTCACTGGCATTGCCCGGGTGGTAATTGCCGCGATTCGAAAGCGAAAAGTGGCGTTGTCAACAGATGTTACCGATTACTTCTACCAAGATGATCAGATGAACACAAAGCAAATGTGCCAAGTGACTTCAAAGTTCAG TTGTTTAAACAGAGCAGCCATAATAACAGAAGGGGACACTCACTCAGATGGGTCACTAGCAAAGCATTGGAGATTATGCACCACCCAGCAGGTAGAAGacctcaagagcattatcaacATACTCCCACTTTGGTCCAGCAACATATTCCTCAATACACCTATTGGGGTCCAATCCAGCTTGACCATTCTCCAGGCCCTCACCATGGACCGCCACCTGGGTGCCCACTTCAAAATTCCGGCCAGTTCATTCCCCGTGTTTGCTCTTGTAGCCGGATCATTTTTCATTGCATTCCTGAACCATGTTGTATACCCACTTTGTCGCAAACTATTGGGGTGGTCGCCTACACTCCTCCTTCGGATCGGCGCCGGCCATGTGCTAAACATCACCAGCATGGTTGCCTCGGCTCTAGTGGAGGCAAGGCGACTTCATGTAGCTCACGGTCATGATCTCACAAACCAGAAGGATTATGCAATTGTGCCCATGTCTGCCCTTTGGCTTGTGGCTCCACTAGTAATCGTCGGTGCCGGCGAAGCGTGCCACCTTCCCGGCCAAGTGAGTCTCTATTATGAAGACTTTCCTACGTCTCTGAAGGGCACGGCAACAGCACTGATGTCTGTGATAGTTGCAGTTGCATTTTACCTAAGTGCTGCTATAGTGAATGCAGTGAAGAAATCGACTGTTTGGTTACCTAATGACATTAACTATGGGAGAGTGGACAATGTGTTCTGGATGCTTGCGGTGGTGGGAACTTTGAACTTTTGCTACTTCATTTTATGTGCTAAGTGGTATAGGAAGCAGCCGTCCAAGTGTACTTGA